The nucleotide sequence aaaacattcctgctttgaaaaatttatgggtGTGCCTATGAATACGtatatgtacagggtgttccggctCGACAGTACCCCCTTATAACCAGTAACTGTACTACCCATTGTGAGTTGATGTATGTATGTTTGCCTACCCTCCAGGCCGCAGGGGCAAAGttatggactttgaaaaaaaaacttttttcgatttcgttcaaaatttttcgtcatGCGTCACTCGAAACCCGTTCTAGATAGAAAGTTGCACTCGGCGGCGTTGGATCGCAAATTttgtgtagaattttttaatgtggtCGATGACCTTTGTGGAAGCGAAGGGGAGTCTGTACGAGtcaatataattaaaaaaacatgaccaaaagtggtcaaattttttagtttttgttaaatatcacaaaattttttcctcttaagCTATGATTTTTATTAACAACATAGGACGAGAAAAGTCCGAGCTTTTCAACGCCGCAAACCACAGCCTTCTATCTCGATTAGTTACGGAGTCATAATGTTTTAAaagcagcaaaaaaatcaagcaaaaaaaatcaaattttttgattttttttgcaatcattgTCAGCAGCCGTTAAAATTCAATTGAGCAACTGTGGCCTAGTCGCGGGCCTTCCTCTACGTTGAAACgaatttataatgatttttttatattaaaaaatgattgcaaaaaaaaatcaaaaaatttgattttttttgcttgatttttttgctgcttTTAAAACATTATGACTCCGTAACTAATCGAGATAGAAGGCTGTGGTTTGCGGCGTTGAAAAGCTCGGACTTTTCTCGTCCTATGTTGTTAATAAAAATCATAGcttaagaggaaaaaattttgtgatatttaacaaaaactaaaaaatttgaccacttttggtcatgtttttttaattatattgaCTCGTACAGACTCCCCTTCGCTTCCACAAAGGTCATCGaccacattaaaaaattctacacaaAATTTGCGATCCAACGCCGCCGAGTGCAACTTTCTATCTAGAACGGGTTTCGAGTGACGCatgacgaaaaattttgaacgaaatcgaaaaaagtttttttttcaaagtccataaCTTTGCCCCTGCGGCCTGGAGGGTAGGCAAACATACATACATCAACTCACAATGGGTAGTACAGTTACTGGTTATAAGGGGGTACTGTCGagccggaacaccctgtacattgTACAGTAGCATTTATAGTAAGCTTTTGCCTTTTGAGATGCGCGTGTTTGAATAAAGGTGTTGtcacagtaattttttcaaatctccaAATGGtagctttcaacttttttactcGTGAAAACATTCAAGTACCTACGTGAAGTACGTAGATAGATAGATACTATTATGTAGATAAATTACGAGTGCATCTTACCTACTgcatttacggcaaactggttaggcaaatCTATGAACACATTTTTAACGTGGGCGTGGCTATTCTTCGCGTTAATCTTACGAGCACACTTAAGAACACTTTCCCCTCTCTCTTTCcaaggtacctatttttggcgatttgcTTGTCAAAAATACTCTTACGCTTCTCCTACGTCACGACCAATTCATGAGTTCAAGACTTTAGATcagttgtatatttttttttcagtatccAAAAACACATGTATGAtttgaagtacctatctaacctactaaaaataaagaaaaacctAGGTATTTATCTAATATCATTTGCAACCAACCTGTCTGTAAATTGCGGTATTCAGCACGGAGAGAAATCCGAATGGGATGAAGTACATGAATATCAGGTACATCCAATGGATATAAATTTTAATGTACAGCGTATTGTTTCGTAATTTCGACGGGTACACTCTGTATATTGATACATCGTACAGAATATGTTTGCATTCCAGAATATCCACTTCCCAGAACCGAGTGATGttataacatactgaaaaaatgatcactACAATAACGTAGAGTCTAGCTCTGCCACATGTGCACAGAGATCTAGCTTGCAAAGGATGACAAACCGCTACAAATCGTTCCAAAGTTACAATTAACGTTAAATAAACGGATACAGTTTGCGATATCATGCCGATTGGAAAAACAACAGGAGCAATCACTGGGTACACTCGGTAATAATATATAAAAAGGTGTCCTGTAGCCGAATATATGGAAGGCATGCCGAACAGCAGAACGGATGTTATAATTAAAACAGTGTCGCATCTGGCTAGAccaattaataaataatttatagATGATTTCATCTGTGGTCTGGATAGTATTATCATCGAAATTATGTTACCGAATATCCCGAAAATTCCAACGCAGTTCAGTAATATGCCATATGTCACAAAGTTGAATAATATATTCACATTCTCGTTTTCTTGGTCTTCTTTACTGGAATTATCTGACGCACAATACTCTAAATCGTATACTAAGCTAGTAACGTTCAATAAACtactgttcaaaaatttcgtctCGTTGAAGAAATcactgctcaaaaatttttcttcatccgaaaaattcatttcttgaaacaaaatcggaattaatgttttaaaatcgCAACACAGGCATCGTGCGTTAGAGTACCCATTGGCAATAATCGCATTGGAGAAATCTTGACGATAACATCGATAATTTCTCTTTTTGTTACTCactggatttttttcacgtcAGTTTACTACAGCCCAGTACGAGTAGTAccggtttttttctaaaatttacccTCCGTTGTTTCACAAATTAAATGGTTTTAGCGTTTTATATGCTTTACATCGTATTTGTAAACTGATGAAGGATCTATAACGACACGTAGAAACGATTTTTCCATCACTTGAAATGTGCTGTTTTACCGCCCACGTGTACATATACACTATGATAGgtatgtattcaatttttgttgctGGAATTTTCGCAGTCGACAGTTACGGTAGTTGGCGGTTTCGAAATTTCCGTTTTGTCTGAAAAGCTGtcaacaaaaaaagaagaataacaTGTGAGTATATACGACGCTCATTGCTCACCTGTAAATATAAATTGTATTCATTATTAGTTTTTAACCGCGATTACTCTTATTTTCCTCACACCACAAAGTGATAAATGTATCCTTGTGTCTacgtttttttctcgtttcaaaAACGCCAAACGCTTCGGGCATTTTTCCTACATAGATTCTCTGTTATTGCTTTGGAAAATCTTCAGGAAAAAATGTAGATACGTATACGTACCACTTATATAGGTTGTAGGTACACCTAACTAAGTATGTAATATTCACGCGAGAGATATTAGGGTTACCTAcgtttttgaaacctgaaatactcccgaaaactgaaattaaatttaaactaCCTAAGACCTACGTCTACACATTCTGTTTTACTTATTATTTAGTTGAGAAAATATTAATTCGCGATGGTCATGAAGTATAGGTAACGTATACGATACattatcaattttctatcaCTTTTACTATACCTAATCAGGTAAATTCAAATCTGATAATGACTTGTATCAGCCGAGAAAGACGGTGTCGactattccaaaaaatttaactattatactcgtatgtattgtatacctacttaggtaatCGGATCGAATAATCAtgcattttgaaatataaaaataaactaCTCACATACCTACACGATGTTTCagattacatacctacttagataGATCAAAAGTTTCCTTACGACCCAtcacataaatgaaaaataagtacagcgtgcccagaaatatcgagcaccccaaaaaaaagtttttcattaaaaatgtaagttggcaacgtgaaatagatgcatatgattggtggaatgttatctctccagtccaacaaccaataacgtgctatcattattatcattcactgggaccaaccaaagtattttagtagaaaacttttttaggggtgctcgatatttctgggcaccctgtacgtagtacatagtaggtaggtctagAAATCTACTCTTATTCGCACTTCGTCCCCTTCTTTCAACCTATCACAGCTGTCAAtgcaatgaaaattaaaaacgataaatgacaatttttctacgAACTTATCTTTGCCCCTGCTGCAGCTTCTGTGTATGTAGAAGTCGGGTGAagaattataggtaggtagtaggtctaggtacctatattaactCGGTATAAGTGTTGCAGAAACACTCTGTACAAAGATGAGTGATTCTTTCCTACTATTTTTCGTTGTACTTCGATGGCTTTTTTGCTTGAGACTTGACGTGAGAAAGATACACGCTGGAATCTTTTTAAGTGTAATTAAAATCACACCATGCTGCAATTTCATTAATTATTGGTGAAAATATTAGATGGAATCTTATTTTATTAGGAAGTTCTCGGAATAACTGTTTTGACAAGTGTTTAATCTCACTGTTTCCCACGTGTTTAATAAATCATATCTTAGCATCGTGTTTGGCTTCAAACTCGTTTCATCATTTCAAAGAAACGACCGTGTTTTGCGGTGAAATTAAACGCTgttcattttgcattttcaaactTACCTGTTCGTGTAGGTTTTCAACGAAATTATGTTTAATCTTTTCATTGAATGATATACACCACGAGGGAAATTTTATCGTCTTATCAGCAACCAAAGACGCAATATTAtctgaataattcaaaaagCTATAGCACTACGTgaaaatatatatgtattttgatcgcagttttctaaaattttaccattaGGTATCCCGCGTACGCATAACGACGAAAGCATGACGAAGATAAAATGGCCAAGAGCAACACAGCTTTACATTATTCTCGGATATAAATTACTACATGTATTCGAAATTGTCGAAAAGATTATCcaataaaaatggtgaaaaaataatacctaataaataaCTCACAGAATTAAATATAGTAAGCGCGGATATATCGTATTGTAGAGCcagaagtggaaaaaaataaaagaaatgggTACATATAGATAAAAGTGTCCAAATCAAATATACGAGGCTTTGATAAACAAAATATGTAGGATCGTAACATCATAACATAATGAAGAAGTGGGCTAGATATGGGTAAACTTTCGCGtatcgaactttttttttttttcagtttaaatcTATGATACCTAGTTTGAAACCTGTCTTTTTTAATCAACACGTGTGGagaacatttttcgaattttaataaGATTGGCAGATTAATTTGACGGGCGAGTTGTTTACAATACCTAATTAGTATTGcggagtaaaattttttgactctGGGTTCGGCTCCTGCTCCatgcttcaaaaatgttttacaCTCTCGTTTCACTATAGTAAATTAATATTGTAGAATTACACTTTGGGTGTTGTTCCACTCCGGGGTCTGGAGCGGGCGCAAAGAATTTCTTTCTACTTACTCCAGTTTAGTTTTTATTCCGATTTTTGCTCcgacaatattttttgcagatggTTGAAAAGATGATTTCAATGAAAACTTGAGCGCTTATGCgtatatttaatttttcgaagtgTCATGCCTCCTCTTTCTTCGTGAACCTTCTTTCAAGGGGCCTATATCCGTGAGCAGGGCCACGAAACGAATGTAGATAGACCTGGTAACATTGTTTAGatattcgaatttctttttcttAATAGATACCAATTTTCTAGTCACTTACTTTTTGAATATCTATAGACATTATAGGGTGgaacgcaaaaaaaaaggaggattttgaccaaattcagtggattgcccagttccaaaaaaatacagaatttaCTTTTAGGGCTattctactgagcagttgaaaatttgcaaatgcttatttttgggtgatctcgaattttgaaaatattattttctcgaATACTGCGCGTAAATTATGCTAAAACAAcgaaaaataggtatgtacgtaGGTAACACAGTATCATTTCTGAAAAGGGCGGATTTTTTGTAATGCAATGGTAacacttttttgaccatttttaataaaaatttctcaattttctgacattaacgataatgacgaaaaaatttacaccattttatcctaaaatattttcccagttttagAAATAATATCTTTCGAATTCGATTCcctttggaaaaaatgccatatttttttgagatttgattGCAGAACTGAATCGCACGAGAGAATACAGAAATCAAACCGTTCGCTCAAAgtctggaaaaattgatataGGTACATTcctattattatattttttctcagaactttttgccataaaatttaaatcattaaaaaatcaagtaaaatttCAGGCCTAATCTCATGAAACTTTCATTTAGATGCTGAGAAAAGCGTTAACAATTTCCATTGTTGAGTTTGGAAGCTGAAGCTCGCAAATGGAAACTTCCACGTCCTCACAATAGCTCTCTTCGGTCTGCTGCTTCTGCTCTCATCATAGGGCAGAGTGATAGGCGTAAATATATTGACTCAAAAGATGGTTAAAGTTATTTCTATACTTCAAAACAACTCTTAGGCTATCCCTCGTTTAATTTcccgacaaaaaaaaacacaaaaaaacaacagaGTTCAATCCATCCTATTTTGCAACGTTGAAGAATGCATCTTGCtcgtttaatttaatttttgaattaatcgAGCGAAAGTGATATCTTTAAAATGAAACGCTCGCGGTAGTTAAGTATGTAGTTGAATGAATAAATATCTacggttttttttaaaagtactttTTTCATCTTCGTTCAACTTTAATGGTTTTATTTAGGAAACTACATAAATGGCcgataaataaattaatttgctGTAAATCACGTTTTATCATATTTCTGGTCGCGcgtttaatacctacctacctacctacctattttgaaatcTTGATACTTACAACATTCGCTGAAATTATTTACTTCTGTTATAGGTTCGTAAATTTTAAACACCGTTTGTcgtaaattaggtacctacttgatgtaaaatttaaataggtacaactcataaataaatcaacttttatcattttttcgtttattgACAGCTCGCTGTACTTTgatacatacaatttttcacTCTGTCATCAGGTCACCAAAAGTATAAGTCGAAGTGTTGTCTTAACGGTTCCACCGGGAAATGGTATGTCCAACTTAAGCTGTTACACTTTGATTGGAGCTTTGAAAGATCAGTATTGATGACCCTAAGACGGATATCAGGAGTTGTTTTATTGGAAAGATTTGTTCAATCTAAAACCTAGTCGACGCGGtattcattactttttcactGCAAACGGTCTTGACTACCTGCCAAGCTATATTACATCGATCATGTTGAATGAAACGTTATTATATGTATCTCActcaaatctgaaaatttcttcCAAGGGTAATGACGTGCAACATTTTTTCTATACACTTTACTTAAttcaaatgttgaatttttatcacgAAACGTTCAACAAAGACCGCCTTTTTAATTTCTTCCAACTTAtcaaattaatttcttcatttatttcttaaaattgaattgatgTCGTATTCGGAAATTCAATCGTATTAATGTATTTCCactcattttttaacaaatgtgaaaattttaaaaatattattcaagaaACGAGCCTACCGTTGGtgtaattttaattacctacaatATCGACGATTTCGAAGGTACGAGCAAGTGAAGTTGCCTAGCGAGTAAATGAAAGGATACTTTAATTtgcatttcacaaaaatgtcaaagaaaTTGCATAACTGTTTCGCcgcaaatacgagtaggtacaacaTGGTAGAACGCGTTCGAGTAGTttcatttgcaaaattttgcttttaatgAATTCAATTTCGTATCTCATTTAACATTCCAGACGATTTAAATTGGTTAAGCTTTTTGTTaagatgagagaaaaaaatgccgaaaaaaaGCTGTTTGATAACTGCAACCTCTTGTCGCTAAATAAATAAACAGGTTAGCGAAATTAAATTCAATCTATAACCCCCTGGTAAACATCACGATAAAAATAGCTTCACAACTtttgcaacgaaaaaaaaaaagttaaatagCATTGCGAAAATAAAACCtagtgaaaaaaaaggtcagAGTTCGTCGAAGATATCATAGAATACAGTACAGACTATACAAAAATGCTTTAGAATTATCGTGTAAACTGGCGTCATTGATAAATTGTTCTTTTAACTAAGGAcgattaaagaaaaaaaaaaaaaaaaaaaagggtagcgatattttaaagttttaacCGTAACTGTtatggttgaaaaattcattatggtcctggtgttttttttttctgcaaataaTACCAGAAAATTTGCCAATGAAGgtttcaattttggttctttGAATTGTACGTTTGAATcactttcataaaatttcacgtttatagccttttttacaatattgtacctacttttgGGGAGAAAAAAGTCAACGCTTTCTTTCATTTCACTCGATTTATTCCTTTTCAATTGTGTAATTTCGAGAgaaggttctttttttttaaaatatatattcACCAAACGTagaaggtaattttttcaaaattagttgaaTTGAGTTGCTCAGAAGCGCGTGCTCTTTTTTGTAGACGGCTATTTATTTTGGCACAAATAAAGATTTTATCAGTTAGGTTTGGTTAAAATAATAAGTGCCAAGTGTAAAGATAACATTAACTTTGCTGAAATGCTATAATAATCAAAACGCAATATGGTGGTACGTTTGCTTCGGGTGGATTTCTTGGTATgaattttaatgagtttttgcTCCGATTAAGTATATTACAGATTTTGTACTTCATTTAGGCGAAAGaatttttacgcgaaatttattcaataaatttttgtcgGCGGGTAAGTTTACTGGAAAAATCTTTACCATAATAGTTGTTGAAGCGTGTTTTCTTAAAAACCTAAAACGATTCAATTAAAAATCTTACTGATTAACAAACGCGCTGATATCTTACTCGAATAGCTTATACTTATACTACGAACAGTAGATAAGTATACTAAACCATTCgacaatttcgaaatttttatcgtatcgcaatgaaaattttgtgaacaaaaTTTCGGCGTGAAATATAGCCGAAGGTTTCGATTTTAACGAGGGATAAAGATATTATGAGCAGCAGCATGATTATCTTTTGCATTAATTACAAGCATTATACAAAACGAtttatgaataggtacctatatttatttttgaaaaggacGGTTTTTGAGAGAGCGATACAAGTACTTTCACTCAACAAGATTATCAAGTAAATTTCGTACTaataaaaatggtaaagggTACAAAAAGTACGATTAAATACGCCATTAACTCGAATCTGaaccaaatatgtacttacgtcAATTCATATtcatacaagtacatacatataaactATCGATTTGAAGCAgattatatgtacgagtatctaaCAATTTCAGtttaattcaaaatatgtatttgatattttctaccaaaatcgattatttatttttttcctatttgaaAAGAGTACCCATCATTTATGAATGGAAAAAGCGAAAaacattgcaatttttaattcaaaataatatgtaagtaggttAGTGGATTAGGTgcctaaaaattgaatcacaaCCATCCTACCTACTCAAAATATCTTCGgaagtggtttttttcttcctgAATTTAGAACTatgttttcaaaactgttttcgaatttttcctttttaattgCATTGTGAAATTGGATACCTATTTATTACGTACCTATGTTTATTTGACTTTAAAGTGggtattttcacaaaaagtagACACGTAAGATTAAACTGAACAATGTCTccatataggtacttatttgtttCTCCTCCTATCTAtaataattaggtaagtacacaAAATACTCACATAAACACCATTTTTCACTCGTTGGAAAAATCGTTCACTCTTGACCGAGAAAATATAAAGTGGTAAGAGCTAGGtaccaaaataaaataacacgCGAATTGACGACAATAACCACTTATTTATCACAATGAAATAAACGTGcacatacgagtagatatcgTAATTATGGGTACCTACTCGAAATCATTGCATACGAGTAGATTTATATCAGACCAAATTTTGACCTCTGTCTTTCTTTTAAGAGTATACTATACAAGCAAGCCCGAAAGATAAGGAAAGTACCATCTCATAACAacacaaaatatttaatttataaaCCAAATAAAGAGCGTTTACCTCTAGAAAATGCACAGaaagttgaacattttgttcaaaaaattatccaagtaggtatgtaaaagaatttttcgttccaaaaaaaaaaacacgtcaaaatATCTACTGCTCTGGTTCTCgagaattttatttcgaaaactTTCTCCGGACTCATGTGTTTATAGGTATCTacacgtattttttatttagcgATACATAATGTTGAGAGGGtggaaattttactttttttaaagtgCGAAAAAAGTGTAgttatacctataggtacgcaatttttaatattttttgtgcaGAGCTAGGTAGGAAGAAAGAAGGAGGGTCCGTATGGATAGTATTAGGAATTGGTGAACTGCGGGAAAAAAGCTGAATCGAAAATGgccgaaaatttcattttatttgaaatttaatagacatcctaaaattgtaaattttatctAAAATCACCGATGCGATATGACATAAAAGAAATGCAAAATATTCCATTCAGTTTCCTAGAATCGGTTATTTGAGAGTCGTTTGATCCTACAGATGATGTCAACTCCGGTTCGAGATTCATATTATTTATCAAATACTTCAtcgtaagtatgaaaaaaattccatgaaaatttcattcatactttaaaaaaatttcaacttgccaGCGGCTTGTCGACAAAGAGCTtacattcaaaatgaaaatgaaactcgTTTTCGATAAGC is from Planococcus citri chromosome 1, ihPlaCitr1.1, whole genome shotgun sequence and encodes:
- the FMRFaR gene encoding FMRFamide receptor isoform X2, with translation MNFSDEEKFLSSDFFNETKFLNSSLLNVTSLVYDLEYCASDNSSKEDQENENVNILFNFVTYGILLNCVGIFGIFARCDTVLIITSVLLFGMPSIYSATGHLFIYYYRVYPVIAPVVFPIGMISQTVSVYLTLIVTLERFVAVCHPLQARSLCTCGRARLYVIVVIIFSVCYNITRFWEVDILECKHILYDVSIYRVYPSKLRNNTLYIKIYIHWMYLIFMYFIPFGFLSVLNTAIYRQVRKANQERQRLSRLQKKEIGLATMLLCVVVVFLICNLLALVSNVLEAFYGQTNDFLVETGNLMITINSSVNFVIYVIFGEKFKRLFFKLFFPHGLRFCGNAFGGRDSPEHIHEDSFMSCNGDRSYSIRQHLQRINTTYSKNNRSINVNPPGRKVQSTRIPRASSPGPCIYYPARESRGSWEQTSTTNF
- the FMRFaR gene encoding FMRFamide receptor isoform X1; this encodes MNFSDEEKFLSSDFFNETKFLNSSLLNVTSLVYDLEYCASDNSSKEDQENENVNILFNFVTYGILLNCVGIFGIFGNIISMIILSRPQMKSSINYLLIGLARCDTVLIITSVLLFGMPSIYSATGHLFIYYYRVYPVIAPVVFPIGMISQTVSVYLTLIVTLERFVAVCHPLQARSLCTCGRARLYVIVVIIFSVCYNITRFWEVDILECKHILYDVSIYRVYPSKLRNNTLYIKIYIHWMYLIFMYFIPFGFLSVLNTAIYRQVRKANQERQRLSRLQKKEIGLATMLLCVVVVFLICNLLALVSNVLEAFYGQTNDFLVETGNLMITINSSVNFVIYVIFGEKFKRLFFKLFFPHGLRFCGNAFGGRDSPEHIHEDSFMSCNGDRSYSIRQHLQRINTTYSKNNRSINVNPPGRKVQSTRIPRASSPGPCIYYPARESRGSWEQTSTTNF